The Leucoraja erinacea ecotype New England chromosome 22, Leri_hhj_1, whole genome shotgun sequence genome includes a region encoding these proteins:
- the dera gene encoding deoxyribose-phosphate aldolase yields the protein MATNNLGIPLDLGWLSNVHVNHPAVLRRAEQIQTRRTLSKEWQAAWLLKAVTCIDLTTLSGDDTPSNVHRLCYKAKHPIREDLLKSLNMHDKGITTGAVCVYPSRVADAVQALKTIKCNIPVASVATGFPAGQTPMTARLQEITMAIEAGATEIDIVINRTLVLTGQWEELYKEIQQCRKTCEKVHMKTILGTGELGSLANVYKASLIAMMAGSDFIKTSTGKEGVNATFPVALVMIRAIREYQRKTGYKVGFKPAGGIRTAKDALSWLTLMKEELGDSWLTPQLFRLGASTLLTDIERQIYHQVTGRYAAAHELPMA from the exons ATGGCGACGAACAACCTCGGCATTCCGCTCG ATTTGGGCTGGTTGTCCAATGTCCATGTGAATCACCCCGCTGTTCTGAGGCGTGCGGAACAAATTCAGACACGGAGGACTTTGTCCAAGGAGTGGCAA GCTGCGTGGCTCCTGAAGGCGGTCACCTGCATTGACCTCACCACACTGTCCGGCGATGATACCCCTTCGAACGTCCACAGGCTCTGCTATAAAGCTAAGCATCCCATCAGGGAAGACCTGCTGAAGAGTTTGAACATGCATGATAAAG GTATTACCACTGGTGCAGTGTGTGTTTATCCATCTCGAGTGGCTGATGCAGTGCAGGCACTGAAGACTATAAAGTGCAATATTCCTGTTGCCTCAG TGGCAACTGGCTTCCCCGCTGGACAGACCCCAATGACTGCGCGCTTGCAGGAGATAACGATGGCCATTGAAGCCGGGGCAACAGAAATCGATATTGTAATCAACAGAACACTGGTGCTGACAGGCCAATGGGAAG AATTGTACAAGGAAATCCAACAGTGTCGCAAAACTTGTGAAAAGGTCCACATGAAAACCATACTAGGAACCGGAGAACTGGGATCACTGGCAAACGTCTACAAAGCGAGTCTTATAGCCATGATGGCAG gttCTGATTTTATAAAAACTTCGACGGGAAAAGAAGGGGTAAACGCCACATTTCCTGTTGCCCTGGTGATGATACGGGCTATCAGAGAATATCAAAGGAAGACAGGTTACAAG GTTGGGTTTAAGCCGGCAGGCGGCATTCGCACAGCAAAGGATGCGTTGTCCTGGCTGACATTGATGAAGGAAGAGCTGGGCGATTCCTGGCTCACCCCGCAACTCTTCCGATTGGGGGCCAGTACTTTGCTGACAGACATCGAAAGACAG ATCTATCATCAAGTGACAGGAAGGTACGCGGCAGCTCATGAGTTGCCCATGGCTTGA